The window CACACACAAAcggctctgcatgcagactcgGCAGAACGCAGGCGCCGACCCGTAGAAGCTGGCGGTTTCCCCTTGCCGCCGAACACCCAGTTCCCGAGTTCCGCCTGACTCGTGAGGCAATCACGCTAGCAGCAATCCTTCGAACCGACGGCTTTTTAGTCGGTCGTTCCGATAgcaagcgacagagagacgtgcTTTAAACCCGAAAATCTCGGCGGGAAAGGCGCCTCTGAACAACTCAAGGTGGACCGGAGGTGGCTCCGGAAAGACGTGCGCGGTGATAACACCCGGAGCGCGTCTTGTGTGGAATGGGGAACACGTGTTTCTACGAGTTCGAGATGCGCAGGTCGCAAAGCACATGCTAAAGCGATGCTGTGAAAGAGATGGACTCGAGCTCGGCACTCGCTGGGTCAGACTCAGGATGCAGGAGGTACGGGCGTCTCGCTTACTCATCCAGCACGTCCCCTGTGGCGCAAACAAAGGACACCACAGGATCGTCAACGCGCCGAGTACAACGAGCTGTTCCCCCCGAAAAACCGAGTCGCGCGAATGCGAGGGCCGCAGAGTATATATGTGGCTGCGAAGCGACAGCGCTGAGGTGGAGAACGTCGGCTCCTCCCTGAGCTACGTTCGGGCACAAGCCTGCTTGAACCAATGCTACAGGCCGCCACGTCAATATTTCCAGTGCCTCGGCGGTCAATATACACCTGCGGGTGTGCTGAAAACCCACCCACGTTTGCGGATCATGGCGGTGCCAGGCTGCATCCCTTCTCGCGGAGAAATGAGAAGGACGACTTTGAGGTAAGCCACCATTCGCAGCATGGGAGGGGACCACGCTGCGGCCGGCCCTCAGCTTTCGCCGGGTTGGGCGTCTTTGCACCCTTTCAAccgctgttttcctctcggcgCTGCTCGCTGCCTTTGGTGCACAGCCTGTCGCGCCGGACCTCTGCGTCGGCTTCTACGGTACCACTCGCGTTGCTGCTTACGGACGAAAGCCCAGTCAAGACGCGGAGCAATGTGAGAAGCGGATTTCTGTCCAAACgctgcgagaagaggcgcagcgacTCTGCTCGCCCTGAAAAACAGCACACGATCGGACTCCATGGACCGGATTTCCTGGCGGCAGTTGCCCACGGTCGGGCGTGTGCATTCCTCAGGTCAACAGCCAAACGGGGGCGCGCGCGAGTCGGCAGGGAAGAGCGCCACATGCGCGACTCGCTGAGGATCCCGCTGGATCGACTACGGCATTCTGTGAGCACGTGGGAAGGGTACTCTCTTCAGAGACTCCTCGAAGCGCTGTTCGCAGTCTCGGACTGTGTATGTGATTGTGTGACTTGCGGTCGGTGGTAATCGGTCAAGAGAGACATGTGCCCGGATGCAGCCGTCGCCAGAAACCTGACCTCCGTTTGCCCACGCCCGTGGTCTCAAAAAATCACGAACGCCAAGGCATTCGGCTTCGTCGCTTTTCACCAAAGACACACTAGGCGCCTCGACACCCCGCGCGGCCGACGCGCCCACAACAACCAGGAAGAAAACGTCTGACAGCTCGCGCACACGCGGATGCCTCTGGCTAGGAACGGCGTGACAAGCACACGTCTGCCGGCTCTGCTCGGCCTAGGGAACATCCTTGCACTTACACTTTCGCCAAGTTTGGTGGCTGCTGAGAGACGCTGGCCACGAGGGATTGTCGTGTggtgtcttctcgtctgAGCTCTATGTCTTCCTCGAACGGTGGGAGACTGCCGTTCACCAGATGGAGAGGACCACCGGCGCCTTCCACTACACCTGGCGACGGGTGGGAATCCCCAGACTCGGATGCAATCGCACCTGCATTTGCCTCCTCGTGAGTATGAAGAGGGCTTTCACCCATGCCTTGGTAAGATTCTACATCGTGTTCCGCGGAAGAAGATGCCGGAGCGGCATCCGCCGTCTCGTTCGCCGCATACACCTTGCCAGACTCCCCACATTCTACCAAAGTACCGCCTACCACTAACGTCGATATCACGCACAAGACAGTTGAAAACTGCATGTTGATCAAAGATGCCAGGAAATGGGAAGGGGGCGAGTTCGTTGCCACTGCCTGGATCCTTCAATGCTTCAGATCTCCAGCGAAGCGAGTGCCGCGGAGCTGCGCTTTGTGAGGCAGTGTATCCGTTGGAAACTGCTCAGAAACGCTAAAACGCACAAAGCCGGGCCATGCTTCGGCCGGGTTACACTACACTCGGGAGGGAACCAAAGGTTCTAACATCAAGCAAACACGAGCGAGAAGCCCCCGCACACGTGGGTGGAACTGTTTGCTACAACttgaaagaaaacgcgagagcgctGCTCAACTCGGTGATGCGCATGCGGCAGGACGACACTGTCGAAATGAGCTTTGGCTTCCACAAAAAACAGGACGGCACAGGCAAGGTAAAACAGTCTGCATGTGCTTTGAGCTAGCAGCCCGCCCGCCGCTCGTCTCCGCGTGGCCAGGCAAAAGTTGTCCCTTCAAGGAAGACCCGTTGATTAAACCCCGGCACGGAGTCGAGCAACCACAGTGAAATGTTCGTTTTGCAGCGGAAAGTCCTGTACAAGAGAGAAGTTCATCAAAATTTGACGGCAGATTTCCCCTCCAGTCGCACGCGGATGATGCGCACCGCGAGACAGGACACGACCGGCAACACTGCCCAGTTGCAACTGGGacgtttctcgtctcgaAAACGAGCTCCGCACGGACACTCTTTTGACACACAccagctgcatgcgacggCAATTTTTCGAGAAATTTCTGCTTGCCCGAGGTGGCGTTCCTCGGTTTCGAGAAAGCGTTGCAGTCCCGTTTGGTGGCAGTTCAAGCGAATCGTggccgacacagagagaggcgtgccCGCGTTTTGCACGTACGGGAACTTTTGCGTGGTCATCGGATACGGAAAGAGAGTCACCGACGAAGTTGAAGACACGGTGCCATAAGAGGTCTGTCCGTGACGCTCTGCAGCACGTCGTCGCGAAGAAACAAGCGGTTCGGAGCGACGTGAAGACGCTACCAGCGAGAGATTCACTTGTGACGATGTTGACTCTGGCTTACCAAGAAAAACGTTAGAGACAAAAAGCCGCTCTCGCGCAGACACGCCGCAGCAacgtctccgcttccgtGCAGGTTAGGGGCGTGCAAGTATTTAATAGAGCCGGGGACAGCAACTTCAGGATAAAGGATGCGGATAAGGCTGCAATTAAACGTTCCAGGGACTGTTTATCAAGAACACAGGTATCCGCAAAATGTAATTGTGAAGTAAGGATACGGACACCTGCTCAGCTGCTTTCGGCGCAGAGCAGCGCCTGCACGTATACATGCGAGAACTGCCCTCCGTCTGCTCGGTGTTATTTTCCACAGCCTCCTGATTGCGCCCGTCTGAGGGAGGATTAGTTTCGCTAATCGGTTTCGCTGAACGCTTGAAGTGGCCTGGCGCACAAGCACTCGACGCTGCTGGTGATCTGCCGTATAGCGGACAAAAAAACGTGGCGCGAACCGGAGAgcctcgcttcgctcgcgGACTGCCGCCGTTCCCCCGCCAAGAGTGGTTCACCGTGGAAGGCAAGGGATGGCAGAGTCCAGTGTAATCTTTGTACGTCGATGCCTGCTGGAGCGTTCTGATATCACACGGCAAGGTTGCCAAAAACGGGATAATCCGGCGGCAGCGTTGTTTACCTCTCTTGAGTGACCACTGATGAGCCCGCAGATTTTCTGGGCAACGCGTTTGAGACACTCGAGATCGCAAAAGTCCAGTTGGGAGAGACGTTTGCGCTTGACAGCTAGATTATTCGGGAAAAAGTTGTGTGGAGTTAACCCTCCCCGACGGGAGAGGACTCAAGCGCCGGGGCGCGTCTAGATGTCCTGAAGTTTTGTAGGGAGAGAGACCACACTTCAGCCCTGTTTTCCCGACTTGTCAAGATCCACTTGAGCCCCATCCCAAAGCAAGGGTCACAGGAACGCTGACAGTGTGTACTTGTTCACCGAGAGCATGGCGAGTCTTCTGCTGTTTCCGAGGGCAAATTTGTCAGGACGCGACTAGACAAGCGGGCGGCATTTACGTCTCCCTCCCGTTATTGCCTCTACCTTCACGCCCCAGTGTCTTCGTTCAACCGCgggcttcttcctgtccccAGCCCTTCCTCTGTTATGTGCTGTTTCCATtttcgaaaaaaaaaacagcacGCATTATTTTGTGTATCCCGCATCTGGAGCATCGACAAGAAGGGATCATGTGTGCGTTCCCGGTGGGCACTGCTTTGTACTTTGAATTGCAAAAGCACACTccgaggggcgaggcgcacTGTAGTCCATCGAAAACACTCTAATGTTGCACTTTTCCTCTAGGGACACTCAACGACGGTCTGTGTGTACGACTTCTCGCGGACGCCTCCCTCGCCAGACTGCCGTGCTGCTTCTATGAGTCAGTGTGGCCTGGCAACCATCTCTGAATCGTCTTCCAGGCTGATGAGGCTTCGGACAACTCCAGTGCGAGATCGGTACGAGACGCATTTCAAGGTAGGACTCTTCCCCatcctctttttcgccccGCCTCTTGATAACACCCGTCAGCCAGCAAGATGGTTCACGCGTGCTGgggcttctctcgcgaccATGGTTGGATGGCTCCTTCCAGCTGTACTGATAcgaaatacatatatatatatatatatatatatgtatatacatatatacgtatatatatatgtatatgtatatacagatgACTCTACACTGGATTTCGCGTCACTGGAGAGATAGCGTCTGTCGGAGCAATTGTATCAGGCAGGTGACAGGGTGAGACGCACCATGAGCTGAAAGgtgaggcggcagaggccaGGCGATACCACGTAGAAACTGCAGACAAGGTGAGTTCAACCGGGTGTTGTATCCGCCAACGGCCCCCGGAACTATGCGGTGGTAGTTCTTGGGAAAACGACTTCCGAACCCCCAATATAGCTGAGGACACTTAGTTTAAAAATGTAATCTTATAATTTACGGAAGGAGGGACTTGAATTGCTCCCGTTTTGTGGCCAGTATGCATGCGCTTAGTATTGACTCACACGAGACATGTAAACGCAGCAGGCGGCTGGCGACATAGGCACACAGGCCACATTGTGCTGCTTGGGACAAACGCATGAACCCGCCCGATCAGTCAAAACATCTGAGATGTGTCTactcgccgcctcccgcaGAATGAACGTGGTTTTCTGTGTTGTAAAGCTGCGTTCTACCCTACTCAGTGGGTGACGTGCCTTGAACGCGCACAATCGCAGGTGCCCGCTGTGCAAGGACCGTGGCGTGGGCAAAGTACATTATTTACCTTTCTTCCATGTTACTGTCGCTTCGGTATCGCATCGCGTTCCGTACAAAACTCTGAGAATAACTAGAACCCCTACAGAGCGGGGAGCTTCTGCGCCGTACTTGCAGTGCAGCGAACTGCATTCAGCCCCGTCGCGTGGTCCAAAAGCCAAGACACacaacggagaggcgcgcaccCGGGGTTTGGAGGCTCTCAGTTTGATCGGCACGTGAGAAGTCGAAGACATGCACGCCAGCAACGTTTCTGACGGTTCTTCGTGGACGCTAAATACCGTGAGCCTCTCTGCAACCGTTTCTTTGGGCATTTTTTTGCAGGCGTCAGCTTTTTGGGAGCAGCGATGTTTAAGTCTTTTTCCCGACCAAAGACTGAACAGTTCAGCGTTCGGGACTGTTGCTTCGCTGTCGCATGCTGCGTGGCGCGAAGCTTTCCGCTGTATTTCAAGAATTATCAACAGCGCtagctttttttcccgtcgtGCTTTTCCTCTATCCGCAAACCCCCTCCCTCCTAACtggcgtttcttttttcacgGGACATTTTGAGGTCGCCTTGTGTTCTGAGCGCGTGCTGCCTTCGCACCGTGCGACAATCCAAGTCTCTTTCCGCGTGTCCTGGCCCAGGAGTTCGCTATCACACTGGTCACTCCCAAGCCCGCGAGTCTTTGCGACAGGTAGCTTGGCTGCCTTTCGGCGCTCCACATCGATCTGTCTCTCGTCAGTTTTCACTCCGTCGGAGAGTCCACGCTTTCGTTGTCTGTGTGTTGCGGTGGAACTCTTCGGGTTGACGCGTGAGAAGCGAGTGTGGCTGCAGAGCAAGCTCCAGTCGATTCACGCGCTGGCCTGCGCAGAAGCCTGCGCCCTCGCTTCGAAACCAAATGACTGGCCACTACAAGACTGGCAAGCTCTTCGCCGAGTCTTGAGTTGGGGGATCGTCTTGTGGACTGTCGCGGCAACGTTGCTTCCGCCGCACATACACGCGTACACACCATGGATCCAGGTTTGCCCGCTGATCTTTTAAGCCGCCTCGAGGCGTTGAAAGAGGGGGGGAATGCCGACTTCAAGCGGGGCAAGTACGAGGCAGCGATAGAAGCGTATTCTCAGTGCCTAGCTGAAGCCACAAAAGCTCTCGACGTGAGAGCGTGCGCCACGGCTGGTGCACATAACTCAGCGCGCACTACCACCGATGCCCAGATTGAAGGTAAACATGCGTCAGAACGGGATTCCGCCAGTGTTTCAAAGCGTGTGACCGAACTGAAGGCCCAAACGCTGTGCAACCGGGCCCTTTGCTACCAGCGCGCGAACCAGTTCGCTGCAGCGGAGGCAGATTGCACGGATGCGATCGCCCTCCTTCCGTCCTACGTCAAAGGGTACTACAGACGCGCGTGTGCGCGGGAAGCTCAAGGCGACCGAAAAGCGTGCGTCGAAGATCTTCAGACCTGTCTTCGCCTGCAGCCGGGGAACAAAGAGGCTCAGGAGATGCTCGCAGGCGTCCGAGACAAGGTGatgcgagaggaggagacgcgcgtccAAGAACAGCTGCCGGAGTCTCTGATCACTTCGGGTCTCAGCTCTGCCCTGACAGCGACCAAACGCGTCGCGTCGCTCAAGCAACTCGGCGCCTTTGTccaggagagaaagctgCAGCGTCAGTTCCTCAGAGACGGCAGTCTGAAGCGCATTGCCGCGGCTTTGAAGAGCCAGATGGACAGAGAGATCGACGGTTCCGGCCCCGGctcgaaagaagacgcacacagaTCGATGGAATCTCTTGCAGAAACCACTGCTTCGGAGCCAGGTACGTGTGACAACCAAGACGGCGTAGGCGCGTTCCTCCCCATCAGCGTCGAAGCTGCTTGCTGGGAactgcttctctccgtcgttcaGAAGCACCACGCGAAtgcggaggacgaagacgactcTACGGCGAACGCGGCCACGCCTTCTATGGAGGCGCTAAACGCGCCTCTTCAAATCGAAGCTCCCGTCCTCGAGTGCCGCCGAGCGCTCGACGGGCTCTGGACCTCCAACGACTTCCTCGTGCGCCTGCGCCAGCTTCTTCGGGCAGGCGTCGCGATGCCGCACGAAAGCCACGCAGCGCACGAAAGCCACGCAGCGCACGAGGAGGCTGGGAAACTTCGCGCCGTCTggcgcggcgaggcgtgcgACCGGCTGCTGCGAACGCTGGGCTGTGTCTCGCAGTTGCATGCGGTCCAGTTCGACGACGACGCGTCGTTTCTCGAGGCGTGCGCCGCCGGCATGGAGTGTCTAGACAGCCGAGAAGTCCAGCGTGCGGCAGTGGCTGCGCTCGTGGGGGTCGCGGATGCGCGGCGCCGTCTGGGGGGACGCGTCCAGGCAGTCCGCCTTCGCCACGGGATCGAAAAGTGTCTCGAGGACACCCTCCAAATTGTGGCCGATGCAGAGCATGAGCTGGCCGCCGCAGATCTCGCGCGAGTACCGGAAGGCCAGGGCAGCGCGTCGAAACGAGCGAGGGGCGGCACTTTCGACCGCGTCGAGGCCGTCAGTCGTCTGCAAGGCCAGGCGGAGTATTTGATGATCACCTTGATCGCGTTGCTGGCAGACAAGGACCGCGGCAAGGAAGAGCCGCCGGACATGAATCGCCTCGTCGACCAGCTGCTGTCGCCCTACTTCAAGCCTTCAGCTGATCCCGAGGAGAGCGTGATCACGCTCACAGTCGGTTTGAAGGGGTTGCGCTTGGTTTTGACCGCCGCTCGTGAAGTCGCCCGGGCGTATCTGATCTCAGCCTCTTCAATTCTGCCTTACCTCttggcggctgcggcgggaGGCGGCAGTGCGACGCACAGCGCGACTGCGGGGACCGCCGCGCACCGGCGACAGCAGGAAGCAGCTCTGGAAGTGCTGCTGGCGTGCATGGACTTCCCCGAACTGCGAACGAGCTTGCTGGACGCGAACGCCGTCCCCGTTTTCGCCAAGGTTTGCAGTGAGGAAGGCGGATCCGCACGTGTGGGGTGCTGGATGCGCGCGCGCTTggccgcggcgctcgcgcggctgtctgtacacgATGAAGACGTTCGGATCCAGGTGTTTGACTCGATCGACTTCTACGAGGTTCTCGATCTGCTGCTGACAGAGATTCGACATGCCGGCGACGGTCGCCACGAGACGGGGGAAAGAAGCCGGGATGGGTCGGCCCAGGCCCCGCGCTCGCTGGccgtcgaagaagagacgttCCGATCGCTCCTCGAgattttctttttcctcagcCTCCATGCAGACTTCAAAAACCGGTTGGTGGGCGACAAGAAGGGAACCAAAGTGCTGCGCACGCTCCTGCAAGTGGCGAACGCCAGCGgcaaggggaagaaggccggCTCGGGTTCACGGCCGGCAAACAACCTGACGCGGTATCTCCTTCTTCAGAGTCTGTGCAACATCATGCGGTcgcgcgaagacagagagaagcaacggagaaagaagggcgaAATGGGAAGCCCGCTGGCAGACATCGACGACGAACAACTGCAGCAACTCGAGGAGCTCTTCAAGAAGCTGCCTGCGGGCGCGAAACCGGCGCCGAACGGCGAAGTTGACCTCGGAGACAAGGCCCTCGCTGCGCAGCTGAGAGACACACTCTTGGGCCTGAACGTGGTGAATGCGATCTCTGTGAATGTTTGTGCGAGTCCGCCGTCGGCGAATGTCCTTTGCGCCGCCGCCCAGGCTTTGAAATTCCTCTGCGCGGACGCGCGGCACCGAGGCACGATCGTGCGCGAAGGCGGGATCCGAACTCTCTTGACGGCCGCAGCCGGCTTGGAGGAGTACCCCGACGACCAGAGAAACGCCCGTCAAGCGGCTGCGCAGCTGTGCATCACCACGAACCCCTCGCTGTTTTCGTACCGCGAGGCTCTGGATCTCGTCCCCTGTCTCACGCCGTTGCTTAGGGACAACCACGAGTTGCTGCAGTACGAGGGCGCACTCGCGCTGATCAACCTCTGTTCCCTGAACGAGGAGGTACGCATGCGTGCGTGGCTCGGCGGCGCGTGGGAAGGCTTCGGGGATTTGCTCTTTGGCGAGAACGACATGTTGCGGGCTGCTGGACTCGAGGGCTGGTGCAACTTGTCGGCGTCGCCGATGGTGCAAGAAGAGATTGGCAAGAAAATGGAGAGATTTGCTGAGTCAAAGCAAGACGTCCAGGACGTGAAACTCATGCTCGCTTTCACCAGAGAAACGAACAACCCGAGGGCACAGTCGGCCGcagtcgcctccctcgccatGCTCCTCGCGAACGAGAAAGTGGCGAAATGCCTTCCAGATTACAGCCTCTTTGGCAACATCGAAAGGTGCCTGGACGAAGCTCTCAAGACAGACGAAGCTCTCATCctgcgctgtgtctctgcgctctACAATGTGTGGGGAGAGCTGTGCAACCGAGAGGAGACTgagaagcgcatgcagatcgtGAAGATTGTGGAGCGCAACCAACAGAAACTgaagggagacgcagcagcgcTCGCTACTGACATGATCACTGCAGAACAGTCACAAAAAGtccacggagagaaaaaggaatcGGCACCAGACCCAAGTTAATCTTCTCTGCTTGCTCTCCCTCTGCAAATTttccctatatatatatatatatatatatgtatgtatgtatgtatgtatgtatatatatatatatatatatatatatatgcatgtgctgGTTGGCACAGATTGTGTCCTTTCGGGAGGCTCCCCGGGGGCTGATGGCGACGTTGACGCCGTAGGTTTGAGATCGTGTGTATCCTTTGAAACGGCTGGCGAGCCTGGATGCGAGGAGCTTGCGGAAGCAGGGAAACGTTTTGTGATCAAGAGAAAGGTGTCTCCGGAGCGCGCAGCAGGGATCTGTGTGGTTTTTGAAGGCCGAACGGCCTTTCGCCACTCGAGCGGAATGTGGAGAGGCTTTGCCCGCGCCATCGCGTGCTGCTAGGAACAGAGTCTGAGGACGCGTCTTGCACACGTTCACTTCTCCAGACGCCCTGCGGTCCACACGCCTTCTCCCGTGCACGGGTGGTTTCTCAccaggcaggcgaggagagcagtTGCAGCGCAGCcgacgagaaacaggagaaagcaTTTTAGTCTTCACTGTGCAATCGGTCGGTGGTTGTGCGCGGGGGATTTCGGGTTTTCAAAGCACGGGGCTTCCGGCTCAGCGGCGCGGCCCTAAAGAGAGCGGCTTTCCCCAGTGTGTCCCTAACGAACTTGAGAGCTGCCAGTTTCgaagacgcgtttttcctAGGCAGGCCGAATGCCCCTTTCCACACCACACAGTCGAAATACCagcacgagaaagaaatgcGGCACTTTTCCACAACAGAGAGGCGTTTGCGCAACACAAAGCCCACACCGCGCGCATTCAAGCCCCGCACACGCCCGCGTCGGTCCGCGTAAGCCTGGGTGTTGCCTGTTTCCTTCGGAGTCCTGGTTCTCGAAATCTCAGTCGCCTGACTGCACTCTTTGCGAAGTTCTAGatccgctcgcctctctcgtttcgaGTGACGAGAATGTCTATGTAATAAAGCCGGCCAAGTCGAGATTCGGATACAATTTGCCACTCTTGTTCCGGATCTCCGGCCTGGACTTTATCGTCTTCGAGGCTCCACTCGCCTTTGTCCAGAAAAc of the Neospora caninum Liverpool complete genome, chromosome XII genome contains:
- a CDS encoding putative TPR domain-containing protein, with product MDPGLPADLLSRLEALKEGGNADFKRGKYEAAIEAYSQCLAEATKALDVRACATAGAHNSARTTTDAQIEGKHASERDSASVSKRVTELKAQTLCNRALCYQRANQFAAAEADCTDAIALLPSYVKGYYRRACAREAQGDRKACVEDLQTCLRLQPGNKEAQEMLAGVRDKVMREEETRVQEQLPESLITSGLSSALTATKRVASLKQLGAFVQERKLQRQFLRDGSLKRIAAALKSQMDREIDGSGPGSKEDAHRSMESLAETTASEPGTCDNQDGVGAFLPISVEAACWELLLSVVQKHHANAEDEDDSTANAATPSMEALNAPLQIEAPVLECRRALDGLWTSNDFLVRLRQLLRAGVAMPHESHAAHESHAAHEEAGKLRAVWRGEACDRLLRTLGCVSQLHAVQFDDDASFLEACAAGMECLDSREVQRAAVAALVGVADARRRLGGRVQAVRLRHGIEKCLEDTLQIVADAEHELAAADLARVPEGQGSASKRARGGTFDRVEAVSRLQGQAEYLMITLIALLADKDRGKEEPPDMNRLVDQLLSPYFKPSADPEESVITLTVGLKGLRLVLTAAREVARAYLISASSILPYLLAAAAGGGSATHSATAGTAAHRRQQEAALEVLLACMDFPELRTSLLDANAVPVFAKVCSEEGGSARVGCWMRARLAAALARLSVHDEDVRIQVFDSIDFYEVLDLLLTEIRHAGDGRHETGERSRDGSAQAPRSLAVEEETFRSLLEIFFFLSLHADFKNRLVGDKKGTKVLRTLLQVANASGKGKKAGSGSRPANNLTRYLLLQSLCNIMRSREDREKQRRKKGEMGSPLADIDDEQLQQLEELFKKLPAGAKPAPNGEVDLGDKALAAQLRDTLLGLNVVNAISVNVCASPPSANVLCAAAQALKFLCADARHRGTIVREGGIRTLLTAAAGLEEYPDDQRNARQAAAQLCITTNPSLFSYREALDLVPCLTPLLRDNHELLQYEGALALINLCSLNEEVRMRAWLGGAWEGFGDLLFGENDMLRAAGLEGWCNLSASPMVQEEIGKKMERFAESKQDVQDVKLMLAFTRETNNPRAQSAAVASLAMLLANEKVAKCLPDYSLFGNIERCLDEALKTDEALILRCVSALYNVWGELCNREETEKRMQIVKIVERNQQKLKGDAAALATDMITAEQSQKVHGEKKESAPDPS